From one Synechocystis sp. PCC 6803 substr. PCC-P genomic stretch:
- a CDS encoding bifunctional (p)ppGpp synthetase/guanosine-3',5'-bis(diphosphate) 3'-pyrophosphohydrolase — protein sequence MNAVAALPTPTIHTTCAQDIHDIELPQWLEDCLQQWQREIEQGQDETTAPHCLICRAFCFAYDLHAQQRRKSGEPYIAHPVAVAGLLRDLGGDEAMIAAGFLHDVVEDTDISIEQIEALFGEETASLVEGVTKLSKFNFSSTTEHQAENFRRMFLAMAKDIRVIVVKLADRLHNMRTLDALSPEKQRRIARETKDIFAPLANRLGIWRFKWELEDLSFKYLEPDSYRKIQSLVVEKRGDRESRLETVKDMLRFRLRDEGIEHFELQGRPKHLYGIYYKMTSQDKAFEEIYDIAALRIIVESKGECYRALSVVHDVFKPIPGRFKDYIGLPKPNRYQSLHTTVLGLTSRPLEIQIRTEEMHHVAEYGIAAHWKYKESGGSENATLTSTDEKFTWLRQLLDWQSDLKDAQEYVENLKQNLFDDDVYVFTPKGEVISLARGATPVDFAYRIHTEVGHHMKGARVNGQWLGVDTRLKNGDIVEIVTQKNSHPSLDWLNFVVTPSARHRIRQWFKRSRRDENILRGRELLEKELGKTGLEALLKSEPMQKTAERCNYQNVEDLLAGLGYGEITSNSVVNRLRENNVNNVKNSQSSQEVTLASSPQVHPPTPPATGKDNSPIAGIEGLLYHIAGCCHPLPGEPIMGVVTRGARGISIHRQGCHNLEQMDGDRLIPVRWNPNTNNHQTYPVDIVIEAIDRVGVLKDILSRLSDNHINVRNADVKTHLGRPAIISLKIDIHDYQQLLGIMAKIKNMSDVMDLRRVISG from the coding sequence ATGAATGCCGTCGCCGCTCTGCCCACCCCCACCATTCACACCACCTGTGCCCAAGACATTCACGATATTGAATTGCCCCAGTGGTTAGAGGATTGTTTACAGCAGTGGCAGAGGGAGATAGAACAGGGCCAGGACGAAACAACGGCGCCCCATTGTCTAATTTGTCGAGCGTTCTGTTTTGCCTACGATCTCCATGCCCAACAGCGGCGGAAATCCGGGGAACCCTACATTGCCCATCCGGTGGCGGTGGCGGGGCTACTGCGGGATTTGGGGGGAGATGAGGCAATGATTGCGGCGGGTTTTTTGCATGATGTGGTGGAAGATACGGACATTAGCATTGAACAAATTGAAGCTTTGTTTGGGGAAGAAACGGCCAGTTTGGTGGAAGGGGTAACTAAACTCTCTAAATTTAATTTTTCTAGTACAACAGAGCATCAAGCAGAAAATTTCCGGCGTATGTTTTTGGCCATGGCCAAGGATATTCGGGTGATTGTGGTCAAGCTAGCCGATCGCCTGCACAATATGCGGACCTTAGATGCGTTAAGTCCAGAAAAACAACGGCGCATTGCTAGGGAAACCAAGGATATTTTTGCGCCTTTAGCCAACCGTTTGGGCATTTGGCGCTTTAAGTGGGAATTGGAAGATCTTTCCTTTAAGTATCTAGAACCCGATTCCTATCGCAAAATTCAGTCCCTGGTAGTAGAAAAAAGAGGTGATCGAGAATCCCGTCTGGAAACTGTCAAGGATATGTTGCGCTTCCGCCTGCGGGATGAGGGCATTGAACATTTTGAACTCCAAGGGCGCCCCAAACATCTCTACGGCATTTATTACAAAATGACCAGCCAGGATAAGGCCTTTGAAGAAATTTATGACATTGCCGCCCTACGCATCATCGTGGAAAGCAAGGGGGAATGTTACCGAGCTCTGTCGGTGGTTCATGACGTCTTTAAACCCATTCCAGGGCGCTTTAAGGATTACATCGGTTTGCCCAAACCCAACCGTTACCAATCCCTCCACACCACAGTTTTAGGACTAACTAGCCGACCCCTGGAAATCCAAATTCGCACCGAGGAAATGCACCATGTGGCGGAGTATGGTATTGCCGCCCATTGGAAATACAAGGAAAGTGGTGGCTCCGAAAATGCAACCCTCACCTCCACCGACGAAAAATTTACTTGGTTGCGGCAACTGCTGGACTGGCAGAGCGACCTCAAGGATGCCCAGGAATATGTGGAAAACCTTAAACAAAATCTCTTTGATGATGACGTTTACGTTTTCACCCCCAAGGGCGAGGTGATTTCCCTGGCCCGGGGGGCCACACCGGTGGATTTTGCTTACCGCATCCACACGGAAGTGGGCCACCATATGAAAGGGGCCCGGGTGAATGGCCAATGGTTGGGGGTGGATACCAGGCTGAAAAATGGCGACATTGTGGAAATTGTCACCCAAAAGAATTCCCACCCTAGTTTGGATTGGCTCAATTTTGTTGTTACCCCCAGTGCCCGCCACCGCATCCGTCAATGGTTTAAGCGTTCCCGCCGGGATGAGAATATTCTCCGGGGTCGAGAATTGTTAGAGAAAGAATTGGGCAAAACCGGTTTGGAAGCCCTGCTGAAATCAGAACCGATGCAAAAAACGGCAGAGCGATGTAACTACCAAAATGTGGAAGATTTGTTGGCTGGTTTGGGCTACGGCGAAATTACCTCCAATTCTGTGGTCAACCGTCTGCGGGAAAATAATGTCAACAACGTTAAAAATAGCCAGTCTAGCCAGGAAGTTACCCTAGCAAGTTCCCCCCAAGTCCATCCCCCTACTCCCCCTGCCACTGGCAAAGATAATTCGCCCATCGCCGGCATTGAGGGTTTGCTGTATCACATTGCTGGTTGTTGTCATCCGTTACCGGGGGAACCCATTATGGGGGTAGTGACCAGGGGAGCCCGGGGCATTTCCATCCATCGCCAGGGTTGCCATAACCTCGAACAAATGGACGGCGATCGCCTAATTCCGGTGCGCTGGAATCCCAACACCAATAATCACCAAACCTATCCGGTGGACATTGTCATTGAAGCCATTGACCGGGTAGGGGTGCTGAAGGATATTCTTTCTCGCCTCAGCGACAACCACATTAACGTCCGCAACGCCGATGTTAAAACCCATTTGGGACGACCCGCCATTATTAGTCTCAAAATTGATATTCACGACTATCAACAGCTATTGGGCATCATGGCCAAAATTAAAAATATGAGTGATGTGATGGACCTGCGTCGGGTAATTTCTGGTTAG
- the patD gene encoding heterocyst frequency control protein PatD, producing MIRPTPVKFIGAMSSTLPLDLPDRLREFQQLLDQCQCTMADPGAEGATVAKQVDELGDFIQHHFLSVTMEDWPCQGPQPWSSIQTELQRTLRLLSTELIFWRSARSPQRQHHYQQRLLGHYQQLADFSKAMQQWVDGAD from the coding sequence TTGATTCGCCCAACCCCCGTCAAATTCATCGGAGCAATGTCGTCTACGCTACCACTCGATTTACCCGATCGCCTTAGGGAATTTCAGCAATTGTTGGATCAATGTCAGTGCACCATGGCCGATCCTGGGGCTGAGGGGGCGACGGTGGCCAAACAGGTTGACGAACTGGGGGATTTCATTCAGCATCATTTCCTTAGCGTCACAATGGAAGACTGGCCTTGCCAAGGACCGCAACCATGGTCATCCATACAAACGGAATTGCAAAGAACCCTACGCCTGCTCTCGACGGAATTAATCTTCTGGCGATCGGCCCGCTCCCCTCAACGACAGCACCATTATCAACAGCGTCTATTGGGGCACTATCAGCAGTTAGCGGATTTCAGTAAGGCAATGCAACAGTGGGTTGACGGCGCTGATTAA
- the vap15 gene encoding type II toxin-antitoxin system VapB15 family antitoxin, translating to MHSLSSLEFPELKSVIAQCNLEEKLELLELLEKDTFGTRFNKFLNSVKTDELTLEDITQEVESVRQANYHEQ from the coding sequence ATGCACTCATTGTCATCACTGGAATTTCCTGAGCTTAAAAGTGTTATTGCCCAATGTAATCTTGAAGAAAAACTTGAATTATTAGAACTTTTGGAAAAGGATACTTTTGGCACCAGATTTAACAAATTTTTAAATTCTGTCAAAACTGACGAATTAACCTTAGAAGACATTACACAAGAAGTTGAATCGGTCCGGCAAGCTAATTATCATGAACAATGA
- a CDS encoding transglutaminase family protein, whose translation MATYRIEHHTEYRFNQPVYLRPHRLRLRPRSNGWQNLLTYNLTIDPLPAGLAEITTLDGNGEQKVWFTDPTEKLAIAVESFVQTTMENPFNFLLEPWALKLPFDYPQSLAQQLRGYLVPYEGRLDPVAVELAQDIAHDCQRQPIAFLQNLTQKLYEHCTYTVRAIGEPWEAGVTWRSREGSCRDLTVLFMEVCRAMGLAARFVSGYEVGDPEISQWELHAWAEVYLPGAGWRGYDPTHGLAVGDRHIALVASAIPAYCSPVGGEVAPVKTFLETGLTVQSELETEVKITAVNDI comes from the coding sequence ATGGCAACCTATCGCATTGAACATCACACTGAATATCGCTTTAATCAGCCCGTTTATTTACGTCCTCACCGTTTACGATTGCGACCCCGCAGTAATGGTTGGCAAAATCTGCTGACCTATAATCTAACCATTGATCCCCTCCCTGCCGGTTTAGCGGAAATCACCACCCTCGATGGCAATGGCGAACAAAAAGTATGGTTCACTGACCCCACAGAAAAGCTGGCGATCGCCGTGGAATCCTTTGTGCAAACCACCATGGAAAATCCCTTCAACTTTTTGCTAGAACCGTGGGCATTAAAACTACCATTTGACTATCCCCAATCCCTGGCTCAACAATTGAGGGGTTACTTGGTGCCCTACGAAGGTCGTCTTGATCCGGTGGCCGTGGAACTAGCCCAGGACATTGCCCATGATTGCCAGCGACAACCGATCGCCTTTTTACAAAATTTGACCCAAAAACTCTACGAACATTGTACCTATACAGTGCGGGCTATCGGGGAGCCCTGGGAAGCGGGGGTGACTTGGCGCAGTCGAGAAGGCTCCTGTCGAGATCTAACAGTGCTATTTATGGAAGTCTGTCGCGCCATGGGTTTAGCCGCCCGGTTTGTCAGTGGTTACGAAGTGGGAGATCCGGAGATTAGTCAATGGGAACTCCATGCCTGGGCGGAAGTGTACTTGCCTGGAGCTGGTTGGCGGGGCTATGACCCTACCCATGGTTTGGCGGTTGGCGATCGCCATATTGCGTTGGTGGCCAGTGCCATTCCCGCCTATTGCAGTCCGGTGGGGGGAGAAGTGGCACCGGTGAAAACTTTCCTGGAAACAGGTTTGACGGTGCAATCGGAACTAGAAACGGAGGTAAAAATCACCGCTGTGAATGATATTTAA
- a CDS encoding Uma2 family endonuclease, translating to MLQIAPPSISLKDFLDLPETKPAQEYVEGQVIQKPMPQGKHSVIQGELVAVINSSLKNRKIARAFPELRCTFGGRSIVPDLSVFAWSNIPRDDDGKIANFFPLAPNWAIEILSPDQSQTRVIRNILHCLNHGSEMGWLIDPAEQIIFTYISGKQPNIFDQAEQILPVPTFASSLQINFGLVFDWLSE from the coding sequence ATGCTGCAAATTGCACCCCCATCGATTAGCTTAAAAGATTTTCTTGATTTGCCAGAAACTAAACCGGCACAGGAATATGTTGAAGGACAAGTTATTCAAAAACCTATGCCCCAAGGAAAACATAGTGTCATTCAAGGAGAATTGGTTGCAGTCATCAATTCATCCCTGAAAAACCGAAAAATTGCTAGGGCGTTTCCCGAATTGCGCTGTACTTTTGGTGGTCGCTCCATTGTGCCGGATTTGTCTGTTTTTGCTTGGTCCAATATTCCCAGGGATGATGACGGTAAAATTGCCAACTTTTTTCCCCTTGCACCTAACTGGGCCATTGAAATTCTTTCTCCAGATCAAAGCCAAACTAGGGTAATTAGAAATATTCTCCACTGTTTAAACCATGGTAGCGAAATGGGTTGGTTAATTGATCCTGCTGAGCAAATTATTTTTACCTATATTTCAGGAAAACAGCCGAATATTTTTGACCAAGCGGAGCAAATTTTACCCGTGCCAACCTTTGCTTCCAGTCTACAAATTAATTTTGGCTTAGTTTTTGATTGGCTCTCAGAATAA
- a CDS encoding ATP-binding protein, which produces MSASPRLHILLIEDNLAEARLLQEILKGSPKENFAFNHVQRLGDALTVLAQGEKFDIILLDLTLPDSQGLNSLPKLQSHPQNLPIIVLTHYQDEELALEAVRQGAQDYLVKRDVSLDILLRSLHYAIQRHCLARELAAENQILSASIKRQERELSEAKAANKLKSEFVSMLSHDFRNPLNTILLSAGLLEESGDRLSKGQQHNYFNMIRTAIKDLDELLSEVLLLGKTENGQLSCQFESLDLLYFCQDLMRLVNNAQRQPRPIHFHTQGNLQQGVWDAHLLRHIICNLLSNAIKYSPSPTPILFDVIAEGKTMIFRVTDQGIGIPPQAMAELFNPFFRADNVEGVTGTGLGLAIVQRCANIHGGEVTVESKEGEGSCFAVRLPILEIADNGDRFSP; this is translated from the coding sequence ATGTCTGCTAGTCCCCGCCTCCACATTCTCCTCATTGAAGACAACCTGGCTGAAGCTCGCCTCCTGCAGGAAATTCTCAAAGGCTCCCCCAAGGAAAATTTTGCATTCAACCATGTGCAAAGGTTGGGGGATGCTTTAACGGTTTTGGCACAGGGGGAAAAGTTTGACATTATTTTGTTGGACTTAACCCTACCGGACAGCCAAGGTCTAAATTCCTTGCCGAAACTGCAAAGCCATCCTCAAAATTTACCCATCATTGTCCTCACCCATTACCAAGACGAAGAATTGGCCTTAGAAGCGGTCCGTCAAGGGGCCCAGGACTATTTGGTCAAGCGGGACGTGAGCTTGGATATTCTCCTACGTTCGCTCCATTATGCCATTCAACGCCATTGCCTCGCGCGGGAATTGGCGGCGGAAAACCAGATCCTGAGTGCCAGCATTAAACGCCAGGAAAGGGAATTGTCCGAGGCGAAGGCAGCCAATAAGCTCAAGTCAGAGTTTGTTTCCATGCTTTCCCATGATTTCCGCAATCCCCTCAATACCATTCTTTTGTCGGCGGGCTTGTTGGAAGAAAGTGGCGATCGCCTGAGTAAAGGGCAACAACATAATTATTTCAACATGATCCGCACCGCTATTAAGGATCTAGATGAATTATTGTCGGAGGTATTACTGCTGGGAAAAACGGAAAATGGCCAGCTCAGTTGTCAATTTGAATCCCTGGATTTACTTTACTTTTGCCAGGATTTAATGCGTTTGGTGAACAATGCCCAGCGCCAACCAAGGCCGATTCATTTCCACACCCAAGGCAATCTGCAACAGGGAGTTTGGGATGCCCATTTATTGCGCCACATTATTTGTAATCTCCTCAGCAATGCGATCAAGTATTCTCCTTCTCCCACCCCCATTTTGTTCGATGTAATTGCCGAAGGTAAAACCATGATCTTCCGGGTCACGGACCAGGGCATCGGCATTCCTCCCCAGGCCATGGCGGAATTATTTAATCCCTTTTTCCGAGCGGACAATGTGGAGGGGGTAACGGGTACTGGTTTAGGACTGGCGATCGTACAGCGTTGTGCCAATATCCATGGGGGAGAAGTGACAGTGGAAAGCAAGGAAGGGGAAGGGTCCTGTTTTGCTGTGCGTTTACCGATTCTGGAAATTGCCGACAATGGCGATCGGTTCAGCCCCTGA
- a CDS encoding TldD/PmbA family protein: protein MPPTLLLSQDLPSLNYTTPGDRLDGRWRESLSTLLGLGRAAGADFVEFFLEKVNYVSCLAEDDAITSLTPRLSSGCGVRVYKGKGDCYVSTNDISFNGLRTALEKGLSILGLTLPAGQSFVPELNLEMLRDYAGAKEKDQWLHRCSPMQEMSDILLGANQKLDHYASHAQSRRAAYFRDWQEVLVAASDGTFARDIRLTQSVGFSLFCADGEHRTSIGKRSGDTSNPDYLRTWDAETSAQEVAESAGKMLYADYVESGNYPIIMANQFGGVIFHEACGHLLETTQIEHKTTPFLDKKGEKIAHENLTAWDEGLTDNAFGTIDMDDEGMPTQRTLLIENGILKNFIADRTGSIRTGHPRTGSGRRQSYAYAAASRMRNTYIAPGNYSVDDIFNSVEKGIYCKQMGGGSVGATGEFNFAVSEAYLVENGKLTKPLKGATLIGTATEIMNKISMSSQDLGLAAGFCGSVSGSVYVTVGQPHIKVDGITVGGR, encoded by the coding sequence ATGCCTCCTACTCTGCTCCTCTCCCAGGATTTACCCAGCCTCAACTACACCACCCCTGGCGATCGCCTCGATGGTAGATGGCGGGAATCTCTATCCACATTGCTGGGTTTGGGCAGGGCCGCCGGAGCGGATTTTGTTGAGTTTTTCCTCGAAAAGGTCAATTACGTCAGTTGCCTAGCGGAAGACGATGCCATTACCAGCCTCACCCCCCGACTCTCCAGTGGTTGCGGTGTCAGGGTTTATAAAGGCAAAGGCGACTGCTACGTTAGCACCAACGATATTTCTTTCAATGGTCTCCGCACTGCGCTGGAAAAGGGTTTGTCAATTTTGGGCTTAACCTTACCGGCGGGCCAATCCTTTGTACCTGAACTGAACTTGGAAATGTTGCGGGACTATGCCGGAGCCAAGGAAAAGGATCAATGGTTACACCGTTGTAGCCCCATGCAGGAAATGAGCGATATTTTGCTGGGAGCTAACCAAAAATTAGACCACTATGCTAGCCATGCCCAATCCCGACGGGCCGCCTATTTTCGCGATTGGCAGGAGGTTCTGGTAGCCGCTAGTGACGGCACCTTTGCCCGGGACATCCGCCTGACCCAATCCGTAGGATTTTCCCTTTTTTGTGCTGATGGCGAACACCGCACTTCCATCGGTAAGCGTTCTGGGGACACCAGTAATCCCGACTATCTACGCACTTGGGACGCAGAAACCTCTGCCCAGGAAGTCGCAGAATCCGCCGGGAAAATGCTCTACGCTGACTACGTGGAATCGGGCAATTATCCCATCATTATGGCCAACCAATTCGGAGGGGTTATTTTCCACGAGGCCTGTGGTCATTTGTTGGAAACCACCCAAATTGAACATAAAACTACTCCTTTCCTCGATAAAAAAGGGGAAAAAATTGCCCATGAAAACCTCACTGCTTGGGATGAAGGGCTGACAGATAACGCCTTTGGCACCATTGATATGGACGATGAAGGCATGCCCACCCAGCGCACTTTGCTGATCGAAAATGGCATTTTGAAAAATTTCATCGCCGATCGCACCGGTTCTATTCGCACTGGCCATCCCCGCACCGGCAGTGGTCGCCGCCAAAGCTATGCCTATGCGGCCGCTTCCCGCATGCGTAACACCTACATTGCCCCCGGTAATTATTCAGTGGATGACATTTTTAATTCCGTCGAAAAGGGCATTTACTGCAAGCAAATGGGGGGCGGTAGCGTGGGAGCCACAGGGGAATTTAACTTTGCGGTTTCTGAAGCTTACCTGGTGGAAAACGGCAAGTTGACTAAACCCCTCAAGGGCGCAACGTTAATTGGCACGGCCACGGAGATTATGAATAAAATTTCCATGTCTTCCCAGGATTTGGGACTAGCGGCGGGATTCTGTGGTTCCGTCAGCGGCAGTGTCTATGTCACCGTCGGGCAACCCCACATTAAGGTTGATGGTATTACGGTGGGGGGACGTTAG
- the ahcY gene encoding adenosylhomocysteinase, with the protein MVATPVKQKYDIKDISLAPQGRQRIEWAAREMPVLKQIRERFAQEKPFAGIRLVACCHVTTETANLAIALHAGGADSLLIASNPLSTQDDVAACLVADYGIPVYAIKGEDNETYHRHVQIALDHRPNIIIDDGSDVVATLVQERQHQLSDIIGTTEETTTGIVRLRAMFNDGVLTFPAMNVNDADTKHFYDNRYGTGQSTLDGIIRATNILLAGKTIVVAGYGWCGKGVAMRAKGMGADVIVTEISPVPAIEAAMDGFRVMPMAEAAHQGDIFITVTGNKHVIRPEHFAVMKDGAIVCNSGHFDIEIDLKSLKEQAKEVKEVRNFTEQYILPNGKSIIVIGEGRLVNLAAAEGHPSAVMDMSFANQALACEHLVKNKGQLEPGMHSIPVEVDQEIARLKLQAMGIAIDSLTPEQVEYINSWASGT; encoded by the coding sequence ATGGTAGCAACGCCCGTTAAACAGAAATACGATATTAAAGATATTAGCCTCGCTCCCCAAGGTCGTCAGCGCATCGAATGGGCGGCCCGGGAAATGCCCGTGTTAAAACAAATCCGGGAACGCTTTGCCCAGGAAAAACCCTTCGCCGGTATCCGCTTGGTGGCCTGCTGTCACGTTACCACCGAAACCGCTAACTTGGCGATCGCCTTGCATGCTGGTGGCGCTGATTCTTTGCTCATTGCCAGTAACCCCCTGTCCACCCAAGACGACGTGGCCGCCTGTTTGGTAGCCGACTACGGCATTCCCGTTTACGCCATCAAAGGGGAGGATAATGAAACCTATCACCGCCATGTGCAGATTGCGCTGGATCACCGCCCCAACATCATCATTGACGACGGTAGCGACGTGGTAGCCACCCTGGTACAGGAACGGCAACACCAACTCAGTGACATCATTGGCACCACCGAAGAAACCACCACTGGTATTGTGCGTCTGCGGGCCATGTTCAACGATGGGGTACTCACCTTCCCCGCCATGAACGTTAACGATGCGGACACCAAGCATTTTTATGACAACCGCTATGGCACCGGCCAATCCACCCTGGACGGTATCATCCGGGCCACCAATATTCTCCTGGCCGGTAAAACCATTGTGGTGGCTGGCTATGGCTGGTGTGGTAAAGGAGTCGCCATGCGGGCCAAAGGCATGGGGGCTGACGTAATTGTCACCGAAATTAGTCCCGTACCGGCGATTGAAGCCGCCATGGATGGTTTCCGGGTCATGCCCATGGCCGAAGCTGCCCACCAGGGAGACATCTTCATCACCGTCACCGGCAACAAACACGTTATTCGTCCTGAGCATTTTGCCGTTATGAAAGATGGGGCGATTGTTTGTAACTCCGGTCACTTCGACATTGAAATTGACCTCAAATCCCTCAAGGAACAAGCCAAGGAAGTTAAGGAAGTTCGGAACTTCACCGAGCAATACATTCTCCCCAATGGCAAGTCCATTATTGTGATTGGCGAAGGTCGTTTAGTTAACCTGGCCGCCGCCGAAGGTCATCCCAGTGCGGTGATGGATATGAGCTTTGCCAACCAGGCCCTAGCCTGTGAGCATTTGGTCAAAAATAAAGGTCAACTAGAACCTGGCATGCACTCCATTCCGGTGGAAGTGGACCAAGAAATTGCCCGCTTGAAACTCCAAGCCATGGGCATTGCCATTGACAGCTTGACCCCCGAACAGGTGGAATACATCAATTCCTGGGCTTCCGGTACCTAA
- the prmC gene encoding peptide chain release factor N(5)-glutamine methyltransferase: MNKGFVSGEEFARWYATARQMAIAHGIETGELNWLLQGWTDLDRLTLRLQDFAHREIALQETWENIQRGWRRRVEEKYPVQYLLGQTQWRDFVIKVTDDVLIPRPETELIIDIVQHEHSALSPSNCADHWVDLGTGSGAIALGLAATFPQALVHAVDCSGSALAIARENAQLNQFGDRIQFHQGYWWEPLEHLKGQVQGMVSNPPYIPQRELAQLQPEVIKHEPLLALDGGPDGLQAVEQLIRRSPTYLKPGGFWLVEIMTGQAPMVAELLRASGAYQDIQIHRDLASIERFVSARTLS; this comes from the coding sequence ATGAATAAGGGCTTTGTCTCCGGTGAAGAATTTGCCCGTTGGTATGCCACAGCCCGACAAATGGCGATCGCCCATGGCATTGAAACAGGGGAATTGAACTGGTTATTGCAGGGATGGACGGATTTAGACCGGTTAACCCTACGGTTGCAGGATTTTGCCCATCGAGAGATTGCTTTGCAAGAAACTTGGGAAAATATTCAACGGGGCTGGCGCAGAAGAGTCGAGGAAAAATATCCAGTGCAATACCTGTTGGGGCAAACCCAGTGGCGTGATTTTGTGATTAAAGTCACTGATGATGTACTAATTCCCCGGCCGGAAACGGAGTTAATAATCGACATAGTGCAACATGAGCATTCTGCCTTATCTCCGTCTAACTGCGCTGACCATTGGGTGGATTTGGGTACGGGGAGTGGAGCCATTGCCCTAGGTTTAGCCGCCACGTTTCCCCAGGCCCTAGTCCATGCCGTGGATTGCAGCGGCTCTGCTTTGGCGATCGCCAGAGAAAATGCCCAGTTGAATCAGTTTGGCGATCGGATTCAATTTCATCAAGGTTATTGGTGGGAACCCCTAGAGCATCTGAAGGGCCAGGTCCAGGGCATGGTGTCTAATCCGCCTTACATTCCCCAACGGGAATTGGCCCAGTTACAACCGGAAGTGATTAAGCACGAACCCCTTTTAGCCCTAGATGGCGGCCCCGATGGCCTGCAAGCAGTGGAGCAACTCATTCGGCGATCGCCAACTTATTTAAAGCCCGGAGGTTTTTGGTTGGTGGAAATCATGACCGGCCAGGCCCCCATGGTTGCTGAACTTTTGAGAGCTAGTGGAGCCTACCAAGATATTCAAATTCACCGGGACCTAGCAAGCATTGAGCGGTTTGTTTCCGCCCGTACCTTGAGTTGA
- a CDS encoding putative toxin-antitoxin system toxin component, PIN family produces MNNEVIRVVIDTNIWISFLIGKTLQGLNQAIIDNQVVILFSDTLFTELMEVLHHPKFKKYFSGTAIQNLIALLNEKVELVEVNLHFDSYRDKKDNFLLDLAVSGNANYLVTGDSDLLTLNPFDNVEIISYQHFQAIILAMMDNQ; encoded by the coding sequence ATGAACAATGAAGTTATCCGGGTTGTAATTGATACGAATATCTGGATCAGTTTTCTAATTGGAAAAACTCTTCAAGGTTTAAATCAAGCCATCATTGATAACCAAGTGGTCATTTTATTCAGTGACACTTTGTTTACTGAGCTGATGGAAGTATTACACCATCCTAAATTCAAAAAGTACTTTTCCGGAACAGCCATCCAAAATTTAATCGCACTGTTAAACGAAAAAGTTGAATTGGTTGAAGTGAATCTTCATTTTGACAGTTATCGAGACAAAAAAGATAATTTCTTGCTGGATTTGGCAGTCTCAGGCAATGCAAATTATTTGGTGACGGGAGATAGTGACCTATTGACATTAAACCCATTTGACAATGTAGAAATTATCTCCTATCAACATTTTCAAGCTATTATTTTAGCCATGATGGATAATCAGTAA